One genomic window of Oryctolagus cuniculus chromosome 11, mOryCun1.1, whole genome shotgun sequence includes the following:
- the SIRPB2 gene encoding signal-regulatory protein beta-2 isoform X3, protein MPRATHLTCSPPCSLLLLQLLVLSGACAQSKGSEWQVLQPEGPMLVAEGGSLLLRCVVLGSCVGNMIKWVKVSSHDRQDIYNFKHGSFPGVTPLTQQTPGPLDCDYSIYIHNVTREHTGTYHCVGVDSLGTGDPKPDLWLIQPQELVLVAPGDNAFLNCTALGDGPPGPMRWFRGAGLSREAIYNFQGISHPNITAVRASNNDFSILLQGVSTEQAGTYYCVKFQRKPNRQYLSGPGTRLRVKAEPTAPEDAELNRGRAVREAPMGFLPVLTFALGLKAVTLAVLLLALAACWKTRRRQDPRPSRTVDISAWDKGRE, encoded by the exons ATGCCCAGAGCCACGCACCTGACCTGCTCACCCCcttgctccctgctgctgctgcagctcctcGTCCTCTCGG GCGCCTGTGCACAGAGCAAGGGGAGTGAGTGGCAGGTGCTGCAGCCCGAGGGCCCCATGCTGGTGGCAGAAGGTGGGAGCCTGCTGCTGAGGTGCGTGGTGCTGGGCTCCTGCGTTGGCAATATGATCAAATGGGTCAAGGTGAGCTCTCATGACCGACAAGACATTTATAACTTCAAACATGGCTCCTTCCCTGGGGTGACGCCCTTGACCCAGCAGACACCAGGGCCACTCGATTGCGATTATTCCATCTACATCCACAACGTCACCAGGGAGCACACCGGGACCTACCACTGCGTCGGGGTGGACAGCTTGG GCACTGGGGACCCTAAGCCAGATCTCTGGCTCATCCAGCCCCAGGAGCTGGTGTTGGTGGCCCCGGGAGACAACGCCTTCCTGAACTGCACGGCACTTGGAGATGGCCCCCCTGGCCCCATGAGGTGGTTCCGGGGGGCTGGTCTGAGCCGGGAGGCCATCTACAACTTCCAGGGCATCTCCCACCCCAACATCACCGCCGTGCGGGCCTCCAATAATGACTTCAGCATCCTGCTGCAAGGTGTCTCCACTGAGCAGGCGGGCACCTACTACTGTGTCAAGTTTCAGAGGAAACCCAACCGCCAGTACCTGTCGGGGCCGGGCACCAGGCTGAGAGTGAAAG CAGAACCCACCGCTCCTGAAGACGCAGAATTGAACAGAGGACGTGCAGTGCGGGAAGCTCCGATGG GCTTCCTACCTGTGCTCACGTTCGCTCTGGGGCTGAAGGCCGTGACCTTGGCcgtgctgctgctggccctggctgcctgctggAAGACGAGACGGCGTCAggaccccaggcccagcagaACTGTGGACATCTCGGCATGGGACAAGGGACGAGAGTGA
- the SIRPB2 gene encoding signal-regulatory protein beta-2 isoform X2: MPRATHLTCSPPCSLLLLQLLVLSGACAQSKGSEWQVLQPEGPMLVAEGGSLLLRCVVLGSCVGNMIKWVKVSSHDRQDIYNFKHGSFPGVTPLTQQTPGPLDCDYSIYIHNVTREHTGTYHCVGVDSLGERSEKQLEEGTSVRVRGTGDPKPDLWLIQPQELVLVAPGDNAFLNCTALGDGPPGPMRWFRGAGLSREAIYNFQGISHPNITAVRASNNDFSILLQGVSTEQAGTYYCVKFQRKPNRQYLSGPGTRLRVKEPTAPEDAELNRGRAVREAPMGFLPVLTFALGLKAVTLAVLLLALAACWKTRRRQDPRPSRTVDISAWDKGRE; encoded by the exons ATGCCCAGAGCCACGCACCTGACCTGCTCACCCCcttgctccctgctgctgctgcagctcctcGTCCTCTCGG GCGCCTGTGCACAGAGCAAGGGGAGTGAGTGGCAGGTGCTGCAGCCCGAGGGCCCCATGCTGGTGGCAGAAGGTGGGAGCCTGCTGCTGAGGTGCGTGGTGCTGGGCTCCTGCGTTGGCAATATGATCAAATGGGTCAAGGTGAGCTCTCATGACCGACAAGACATTTATAACTTCAAACATGGCTCCTTCCCTGGGGTGACGCCCTTGACCCAGCAGACACCAGGGCCACTCGATTGCGATTATTCCATCTACATCCACAACGTCACCAGGGAGCACACCGGGACCTACCACTGCGTCGGGGTGGACAGCTTGGGTGAGCGCTCAGAAAAGCAGCTGGAGGAGGGCACGTCCGTGCGTGTGAGGG GCACTGGGGACCCTAAGCCAGATCTCTGGCTCATCCAGCCCCAGGAGCTGGTGTTGGTGGCCCCGGGAGACAACGCCTTCCTGAACTGCACGGCACTTGGAGATGGCCCCCCTGGCCCCATGAGGTGGTTCCGGGGGGCTGGTCTGAGCCGGGAGGCCATCTACAACTTCCAGGGCATCTCCCACCCCAACATCACCGCCGTGCGGGCCTCCAATAATGACTTCAGCATCCTGCTGCAAGGTGTCTCCACTGAGCAGGCGGGCACCTACTACTGTGTCAAGTTTCAGAGGAAACCCAACCGCCAGTACCTGTCGGGGCCGGGCACCAGGCTGAGAGTGAAAG AACCCACCGCTCCTGAAGACGCAGAATTGAACAGAGGACGTGCAGTGCGGGAAGCTCCGATGG GCTTCCTACCTGTGCTCACGTTCGCTCTGGGGCTGAAGGCCGTGACCTTGGCcgtgctgctgctggccctggctgcctgctggAAGACGAGACGGCGTCAggaccccaggcccagcagaACTGTGGACATCTCGGCATGGGACAAGGGACGAGAGTGA
- the SIRPB2 gene encoding signal-regulatory protein beta-2 isoform X1: MPRATHLTCSPPCSLLLLQLLVLSGACAQSKGSEWQVLQPEGPMLVAEGGSLLLRCVVLGSCVGNMIKWVKVSSHDRQDIYNFKHGSFPGVTPLTQQTPGPLDCDYSIYIHNVTREHTGTYHCVGVDSLGERSEKQLEEGTSVRVRGTGDPKPDLWLIQPQELVLVAPGDNAFLNCTALGDGPPGPMRWFRGAGLSREAIYNFQGISHPNITAVRASNNDFSILLQGVSTEQAGTYYCVKFQRKPNRQYLSGPGTRLRVKAEPTAPEDAELNRGRAVREAPMGFLPVLTFALGLKAVTLAVLLLALAACWKTRRRQDPRPSRTVDISAWDKGRE; encoded by the exons ATGCCCAGAGCCACGCACCTGACCTGCTCACCCCcttgctccctgctgctgctgcagctcctcGTCCTCTCGG GCGCCTGTGCACAGAGCAAGGGGAGTGAGTGGCAGGTGCTGCAGCCCGAGGGCCCCATGCTGGTGGCAGAAGGTGGGAGCCTGCTGCTGAGGTGCGTGGTGCTGGGCTCCTGCGTTGGCAATATGATCAAATGGGTCAAGGTGAGCTCTCATGACCGACAAGACATTTATAACTTCAAACATGGCTCCTTCCCTGGGGTGACGCCCTTGACCCAGCAGACACCAGGGCCACTCGATTGCGATTATTCCATCTACATCCACAACGTCACCAGGGAGCACACCGGGACCTACCACTGCGTCGGGGTGGACAGCTTGGGTGAGCGCTCAGAAAAGCAGCTGGAGGAGGGCACGTCCGTGCGTGTGAGGG GCACTGGGGACCCTAAGCCAGATCTCTGGCTCATCCAGCCCCAGGAGCTGGTGTTGGTGGCCCCGGGAGACAACGCCTTCCTGAACTGCACGGCACTTGGAGATGGCCCCCCTGGCCCCATGAGGTGGTTCCGGGGGGCTGGTCTGAGCCGGGAGGCCATCTACAACTTCCAGGGCATCTCCCACCCCAACATCACCGCCGTGCGGGCCTCCAATAATGACTTCAGCATCCTGCTGCAAGGTGTCTCCACTGAGCAGGCGGGCACCTACTACTGTGTCAAGTTTCAGAGGAAACCCAACCGCCAGTACCTGTCGGGGCCGGGCACCAGGCTGAGAGTGAAAG CAGAACCCACCGCTCCTGAAGACGCAGAATTGAACAGAGGACGTGCAGTGCGGGAAGCTCCGATGG GCTTCCTACCTGTGCTCACGTTCGCTCTGGGGCTGAAGGCCGTGACCTTGGCcgtgctgctgctggccctggctgcctgctggAAGACGAGACGGCGTCAggaccccaggcccagcagaACTGTGGACATCTCGGCATGGGACAAGGGACGAGAGTGA
- the SIRPB2 gene encoding signal-regulatory protein beta-2 isoform X4 — MPRATHLTCSPPCSLLLLQLLVLSGACAQSKGSEWQVLQPEGPMLVAEGGSLLLRCVVLGSCVGNMIKWVKVSSHDRQDIYNFKHGSFPGVTPLTQQTPGPLDCDYSIYIHNVTREHTGTYHCVGVDSLGTGDPKPDLWLIQPQELVLVAPGDNAFLNCTALGDGPPGPMRWFRGAGLSREAIYNFQGISHPNITAVRASNNDFSILLQGVSTEQAGTYYCVKFQRKPNRQYLSGPGTRLRVKEPTAPEDAELNRGRAVREAPMGFLPVLTFALGLKAVTLAVLLLALAACWKTRRRQDPRPSRTVDISAWDKGRE, encoded by the exons ATGCCCAGAGCCACGCACCTGACCTGCTCACCCCcttgctccctgctgctgctgcagctcctcGTCCTCTCGG GCGCCTGTGCACAGAGCAAGGGGAGTGAGTGGCAGGTGCTGCAGCCCGAGGGCCCCATGCTGGTGGCAGAAGGTGGGAGCCTGCTGCTGAGGTGCGTGGTGCTGGGCTCCTGCGTTGGCAATATGATCAAATGGGTCAAGGTGAGCTCTCATGACCGACAAGACATTTATAACTTCAAACATGGCTCCTTCCCTGGGGTGACGCCCTTGACCCAGCAGACACCAGGGCCACTCGATTGCGATTATTCCATCTACATCCACAACGTCACCAGGGAGCACACCGGGACCTACCACTGCGTCGGGGTGGACAGCTTGG GCACTGGGGACCCTAAGCCAGATCTCTGGCTCATCCAGCCCCAGGAGCTGGTGTTGGTGGCCCCGGGAGACAACGCCTTCCTGAACTGCACGGCACTTGGAGATGGCCCCCCTGGCCCCATGAGGTGGTTCCGGGGGGCTGGTCTGAGCCGGGAGGCCATCTACAACTTCCAGGGCATCTCCCACCCCAACATCACCGCCGTGCGGGCCTCCAATAATGACTTCAGCATCCTGCTGCAAGGTGTCTCCACTGAGCAGGCGGGCACCTACTACTGTGTCAAGTTTCAGAGGAAACCCAACCGCCAGTACCTGTCGGGGCCGGGCACCAGGCTGAGAGTGAAAG AACCCACCGCTCCTGAAGACGCAGAATTGAACAGAGGACGTGCAGTGCGGGAAGCTCCGATGG GCTTCCTACCTGTGCTCACGTTCGCTCTGGGGCTGAAGGCCGTGACCTTGGCcgtgctgctgctggccctggctgcctgctggAAGACGAGACGGCGTCAggaccccaggcccagcagaACTGTGGACATCTCGGCATGGGACAAGGGACGAGAGTGA
- the SIRPB2 gene encoding signal-regulatory protein beta-2 isoform X5, giving the protein MPRATHLTCSPPCSLLLLQLLVLSGACAQSKGSEWQVLQPEGPMLVAEGGSLLLRCVVLGSCVGNMIKWVKVSSHDRQDIYNFKHGSFPGVTPLTQQTPGPLDCDYSIYIHNVTREHTGTYHCVGVDSLGERSEKQLEEGTSVRVRGTGDPKPDLWLIQPQELVLVAPGDNAFLNCTALGDGPPGPMRWFRGAGLSREAIYNFQGISHPNITAVRASNNDFSILLQGVSTEQAGTYYCVKFQRKPNRQYLSGPGTRLRVKAEPTAPEDAELNRGRAVREAPMGIRG; this is encoded by the exons ATGCCCAGAGCCACGCACCTGACCTGCTCACCCCcttgctccctgctgctgctgcagctcctcGTCCTCTCGG GCGCCTGTGCACAGAGCAAGGGGAGTGAGTGGCAGGTGCTGCAGCCCGAGGGCCCCATGCTGGTGGCAGAAGGTGGGAGCCTGCTGCTGAGGTGCGTGGTGCTGGGCTCCTGCGTTGGCAATATGATCAAATGGGTCAAGGTGAGCTCTCATGACCGACAAGACATTTATAACTTCAAACATGGCTCCTTCCCTGGGGTGACGCCCTTGACCCAGCAGACACCAGGGCCACTCGATTGCGATTATTCCATCTACATCCACAACGTCACCAGGGAGCACACCGGGACCTACCACTGCGTCGGGGTGGACAGCTTGGGTGAGCGCTCAGAAAAGCAGCTGGAGGAGGGCACGTCCGTGCGTGTGAGGG GCACTGGGGACCCTAAGCCAGATCTCTGGCTCATCCAGCCCCAGGAGCTGGTGTTGGTGGCCCCGGGAGACAACGCCTTCCTGAACTGCACGGCACTTGGAGATGGCCCCCCTGGCCCCATGAGGTGGTTCCGGGGGGCTGGTCTGAGCCGGGAGGCCATCTACAACTTCCAGGGCATCTCCCACCCCAACATCACCGCCGTGCGGGCCTCCAATAATGACTTCAGCATCCTGCTGCAAGGTGTCTCCACTGAGCAGGCGGGCACCTACTACTGTGTCAAGTTTCAGAGGAAACCCAACCGCCAGTACCTGTCGGGGCCGGGCACCAGGCTGAGAGTGAAAG CAGAACCCACCGCTCCTGAAGACGCAGAATTGAACAGAGGACGTGCAGTGCGGGAAGCTCCGATGG
- the SIRPB2 gene encoding signal-regulatory protein beta-2 isoform X6, translating to MPRATHLTCSPPCSLLLLQLLVLSGACAQSKGSEWQVLQPEGPMLVAEGGSLLLRCVVLGSCVGNMIKWVKVSSHDRQDIYNFKHGSFPGVTPLTQQTPGPLDCDYSIYIHNVTREHTGTYHCVGVDSLGERSEKQLEEGTSVRVRGTGDPKPDLWLIQPQELVLVAPGDNAFLNCTALGDGPPGPMRWFRGAGLSREAIYNFQGISHPNITAVRASNNDFSILLQGVSTEQAGTYYCVKFQRKPNRQYLSGPGTRLRVKEPTAPEDAELNRGRAVREAPMGIRG from the exons ATGCCCAGAGCCACGCACCTGACCTGCTCACCCCcttgctccctgctgctgctgcagctcctcGTCCTCTCGG GCGCCTGTGCACAGAGCAAGGGGAGTGAGTGGCAGGTGCTGCAGCCCGAGGGCCCCATGCTGGTGGCAGAAGGTGGGAGCCTGCTGCTGAGGTGCGTGGTGCTGGGCTCCTGCGTTGGCAATATGATCAAATGGGTCAAGGTGAGCTCTCATGACCGACAAGACATTTATAACTTCAAACATGGCTCCTTCCCTGGGGTGACGCCCTTGACCCAGCAGACACCAGGGCCACTCGATTGCGATTATTCCATCTACATCCACAACGTCACCAGGGAGCACACCGGGACCTACCACTGCGTCGGGGTGGACAGCTTGGGTGAGCGCTCAGAAAAGCAGCTGGAGGAGGGCACGTCCGTGCGTGTGAGGG GCACTGGGGACCCTAAGCCAGATCTCTGGCTCATCCAGCCCCAGGAGCTGGTGTTGGTGGCCCCGGGAGACAACGCCTTCCTGAACTGCACGGCACTTGGAGATGGCCCCCCTGGCCCCATGAGGTGGTTCCGGGGGGCTGGTCTGAGCCGGGAGGCCATCTACAACTTCCAGGGCATCTCCCACCCCAACATCACCGCCGTGCGGGCCTCCAATAATGACTTCAGCATCCTGCTGCAAGGTGTCTCCACTGAGCAGGCGGGCACCTACTACTGTGTCAAGTTTCAGAGGAAACCCAACCGCCAGTACCTGTCGGGGCCGGGCACCAGGCTGAGAGTGAAAG AACCCACCGCTCCTGAAGACGCAGAATTGAACAGAGGACGTGCAGTGCGGGAAGCTCCGATGG
- the SIRPB2 gene encoding signal-regulatory protein beta-2 isoform X8, producing the protein MPRATHLTCSPPCSLLLLQLLVLSGACAQSKGSEWQVLQPEGPMLVAEGGSLLLRCVVLGSCVGNMIKWVKVSSHDRQDIYNFKHGSFPGVTPLTQQTPGPLDCDYSIYIHNVTREHTGTYHCVGVDSLGTGDPKPDLWLIQPQELVLVAPGDNAFLNCTALGDGPPGPMRWFRGAGLSREAIYNFQGISHPNITAVRASNNDFSILLQGVSTEQAGTYYCVKFQRKPNRQYLSGPGTRLRVKEPTAPEDAELNRGRAVREAPMGIRG; encoded by the exons ATGCCCAGAGCCACGCACCTGACCTGCTCACCCCcttgctccctgctgctgctgcagctcctcGTCCTCTCGG GCGCCTGTGCACAGAGCAAGGGGAGTGAGTGGCAGGTGCTGCAGCCCGAGGGCCCCATGCTGGTGGCAGAAGGTGGGAGCCTGCTGCTGAGGTGCGTGGTGCTGGGCTCCTGCGTTGGCAATATGATCAAATGGGTCAAGGTGAGCTCTCATGACCGACAAGACATTTATAACTTCAAACATGGCTCCTTCCCTGGGGTGACGCCCTTGACCCAGCAGACACCAGGGCCACTCGATTGCGATTATTCCATCTACATCCACAACGTCACCAGGGAGCACACCGGGACCTACCACTGCGTCGGGGTGGACAGCTTGG GCACTGGGGACCCTAAGCCAGATCTCTGGCTCATCCAGCCCCAGGAGCTGGTGTTGGTGGCCCCGGGAGACAACGCCTTCCTGAACTGCACGGCACTTGGAGATGGCCCCCCTGGCCCCATGAGGTGGTTCCGGGGGGCTGGTCTGAGCCGGGAGGCCATCTACAACTTCCAGGGCATCTCCCACCCCAACATCACCGCCGTGCGGGCCTCCAATAATGACTTCAGCATCCTGCTGCAAGGTGTCTCCACTGAGCAGGCGGGCACCTACTACTGTGTCAAGTTTCAGAGGAAACCCAACCGCCAGTACCTGTCGGGGCCGGGCACCAGGCTGAGAGTGAAAG AACCCACCGCTCCTGAAGACGCAGAATTGAACAGAGGACGTGCAGTGCGGGAAGCTCCGATGG
- the SIRPB2 gene encoding signal-regulatory protein beta-2 isoform X7: MPRATHLTCSPPCSLLLLQLLVLSGACAQSKGSEWQVLQPEGPMLVAEGGSLLLRCVVLGSCVGNMIKWVKVSSHDRQDIYNFKHGSFPGVTPLTQQTPGPLDCDYSIYIHNVTREHTGTYHCVGVDSLGTGDPKPDLWLIQPQELVLVAPGDNAFLNCTALGDGPPGPMRWFRGAGLSREAIYNFQGISHPNITAVRASNNDFSILLQGVSTEQAGTYYCVKFQRKPNRQYLSGPGTRLRVKAEPTAPEDAELNRGRAVREAPMGIRG; this comes from the exons ATGCCCAGAGCCACGCACCTGACCTGCTCACCCCcttgctccctgctgctgctgcagctcctcGTCCTCTCGG GCGCCTGTGCACAGAGCAAGGGGAGTGAGTGGCAGGTGCTGCAGCCCGAGGGCCCCATGCTGGTGGCAGAAGGTGGGAGCCTGCTGCTGAGGTGCGTGGTGCTGGGCTCCTGCGTTGGCAATATGATCAAATGGGTCAAGGTGAGCTCTCATGACCGACAAGACATTTATAACTTCAAACATGGCTCCTTCCCTGGGGTGACGCCCTTGACCCAGCAGACACCAGGGCCACTCGATTGCGATTATTCCATCTACATCCACAACGTCACCAGGGAGCACACCGGGACCTACCACTGCGTCGGGGTGGACAGCTTGG GCACTGGGGACCCTAAGCCAGATCTCTGGCTCATCCAGCCCCAGGAGCTGGTGTTGGTGGCCCCGGGAGACAACGCCTTCCTGAACTGCACGGCACTTGGAGATGGCCCCCCTGGCCCCATGAGGTGGTTCCGGGGGGCTGGTCTGAGCCGGGAGGCCATCTACAACTTCCAGGGCATCTCCCACCCCAACATCACCGCCGTGCGGGCCTCCAATAATGACTTCAGCATCCTGCTGCAAGGTGTCTCCACTGAGCAGGCGGGCACCTACTACTGTGTCAAGTTTCAGAGGAAACCCAACCGCCAGTACCTGTCGGGGCCGGGCACCAGGCTGAGAGTGAAAG CAGAACCCACCGCTCCTGAAGACGCAGAATTGAACAGAGGACGTGCAGTGCGGGAAGCTCCGATGG